A section of the Chryseobacterium scophthalmum genome encodes:
- a CDS encoding tetratricopeptide repeat protein has translation MKRKLFFVFIFLNLINFCVAQDRSQYAAFIDSANATKYKDVEKTTQFIQKAEKLVSEKDLGDFYLKAIQIYIDINHFDEALEYCTQAHNVFTEKNDLGKLAKVNSFFAFIYAQLNDPQRAIKYYKITLGFYQKKNDKEGMIKGLNNLGNAYFAMSKYDSSQYYFQKSQVIFKDYDNPSLKAFVMSNLGKLFFSKKQYTQSENYLLEAKNILEQNKINNQDVNYNANYNLATFYINRRNPVKALLYAEKTGDFTEKKSVDFDNINYLNNLYNAYLLNDDYKNAAHTFKKYDSIRDMLNIEEKAVNVERIKAQHEYELKQKLNSLKQEKRNLIYIVILVVFLLIVVICILYTINYRNKTEALNLEKKLIEAREKELEFDNHMKEKLLVYQSMEQQKVDSIFKSILEKVNALKIKYQHAEEISEIINEIKISVKPNTWEDFEYHFLQIHESFYKNLEQKHPSLTNYDKRLAAMLKLRLSTKEISNLLNVTPKTIENSRTRLRKKLDLTNTKEDLSKYLDDF, from the coding sequence ATGAAAAGAAAGTTATTTTTTGTTTTTATATTTTTAAATCTTATCAATTTTTGTGTTGCGCAAGATAGAAGTCAGTATGCAGCTTTCATAGATTCTGCAAATGCAACAAAATATAAAGACGTAGAAAAGACCACCCAATTTATTCAAAAGGCAGAAAAACTTGTTTCCGAAAAAGATTTGGGGGATTTTTACCTTAAAGCTATCCAGATTTATATTGATATCAATCATTTTGATGAGGCATTAGAATATTGTACTCAAGCTCATAATGTATTTACTGAAAAAAATGATCTTGGGAAACTGGCAAAGGTTAATAGTTTTTTCGCTTTCATTTATGCACAGCTCAATGATCCACAAAGAGCTATAAAGTACTATAAAATAACATTAGGCTTTTATCAAAAGAAAAATGATAAAGAGGGGATGATTAAAGGTTTGAATAATTTGGGAAATGCTTATTTCGCAATGTCCAAATACGATTCTTCTCAGTATTATTTTCAGAAAAGCCAGGTTATTTTCAAAGATTATGATAACCCGAGCTTAAAAGCCTTTGTTATGTCAAATCTTGGCAAGCTCTTCTTTAGCAAAAAGCAATACACTCAATCTGAGAACTATTTATTGGAAGCAAAAAATATTTTAGAGCAAAATAAAATCAATAATCAGGATGTAAACTATAATGCTAATTATAATCTTGCAACTTTCTATATTAATCGCCGTAATCCTGTAAAGGCATTATTATACGCAGAAAAAACTGGTGATTTTACTGAGAAGAAATCTGTAGATTTTGATAATATAAATTATTTAAATAATCTTTATAATGCTTATCTTCTAAATGATGATTACAAAAATGCGGCTCATACCTTTAAAAAATATGACTCTATACGAGATATGCTGAATATCGAGGAGAAAGCAGTAAATGTAGAACGAATAAAAGCTCAGCATGAATATGAATTAAAACAAAAATTAAACAGCTTAAAGCAAGAAAAAAGAAATCTGATTTACATTGTCATATTGGTGGTTTTTCTGTTAATCGTTGTTATCTGTATTCTCTACACGATTAACTATCGAAATAAAACAGAAGCACTAAATCTTGAGAAAAAACTGATTGAAGCGAGAGAGAAAGAATTGGAATTTGATAATCATATGAAAGAAAAGCTCCTTGTTTACCAATCAATGGAGCAGCAAAAAGTAGACTCTATCTTTAAATCTATCCTGGAAAAAGTAAATGCTCTGAAAATAAAATACCAGCATGCAGAAGAAATTTCTGAAATAATTAATGAAATAAAGATAAGTGTAAAACCAAATACCTGGGAAGATTTTGAATATCACTTCTTGCAAATTCATGAATCTTTTTATAAAAATTTAGAACAAAAACATCCGAGCCTTACCAATTACGATAAAAGGTTGGCGGCGATGTTGAAACTTAGATTATCTACTAAAGAAATTTCAAATTTATTAAACGTTACTCCTAAGACTATTGAAAATTCACGCACAAGACTTCGAAAAAAATTAGATCTTACCAATACAAAAGAAGATTTGTCTAAATATCTAGATGATTTTTAA
- a CDS encoding T9SS type A sorting domain-containing protein, whose protein sequence is MKKLITLLFTGFIVSATSAQWNPNTDQNLSVVNYENASQFSATTNDGKTYIGFWKKVAAPANFELWLQILDQNGNKLLGTDGAMLSNQIPMSTYTAVETTVVDASNNLYIGVTGTGAGTPMFVFKITPQGTSVWPNGINVGAGYIPKVLPLSNGDIIVGNLSTTQVQMKVQRYNNAGQPVWTNPISIASDDPTKQTAPADFYELPNNEVGLLFHKKISSQTTSYLFAQKIDFNGNILWSDGPVQVSTKTLNYNGKYSGAKDGSVVYYGYSTGQNNRFDSYLQRVNFSDGTKPWGIDGVDFDINQTNFEKNMRIAFSSGSPYIWAIANYTTTGQGAGGEYVQKFDKNTGNRLFTDNAKQVFPITAEFMTHSGDLFLSEGKPYFVAEKRINTALLPTSLNAVLLNDNGDFAWSQQYIPMATFNASKSYLSVLQPVNKQAVIVFNEQKTGNASPFIYAQNLVLPAASLGTSDIVKTKTVTLYPNPATDVIHLDGAGNSNFIIYNAVGQVVKSGEIKSGEIVVNELVKGQYILKLKDQEKAIKFIKK, encoded by the coding sequence ATGAAAAAATTAATTACATTATTGTTTACAGGGTTTATAGTTTCTGCAACATCTGCACAATGGAATCCTAATACTGATCAAAATTTATCGGTTGTTAATTATGAAAACGCATCACAATTTTCCGCTACTACTAATGATGGTAAGACTTATATTGGTTTTTGGAAAAAGGTTGCTGCACCTGCCAACTTCGAATTGTGGTTGCAAATATTAGATCAGAATGGAAATAAATTATTAGGCACAGATGGTGCAATGCTTAGTAACCAAATTCCTATGTCAACGTATACAGCAGTAGAAACCACTGTAGTTGATGCTTCCAATAATCTTTATATTGGAGTAACAGGAACAGGAGCAGGTACTCCTATGTTTGTTTTTAAAATAACTCCACAAGGTACGTCAGTATGGCCAAACGGAATTAATGTAGGAGCGGGGTATATTCCAAAGGTTCTTCCTTTATCAAATGGAGATATTATTGTAGGTAATCTTTCGACCACTCAAGTGCAAATGAAAGTACAAAGGTATAACAATGCCGGTCAACCGGTTTGGACAAATCCTATCAGTATTGCATCTGATGATCCTACTAAACAAACAGCTCCTGCAGATTTTTATGAGCTACCAAATAATGAAGTAGGCCTTTTGTTCCATAAAAAAATATCATCACAAACAACAAGTTATCTGTTTGCTCAGAAAATAGATTTTAATGGAAATATTCTATGGTCAGATGGTCCTGTTCAGGTAAGTACAAAAACACTGAATTATAATGGCAAATATTCTGGTGCTAAAGATGGTAGTGTGGTATATTATGGGTACAGCACCGGGCAAAATAACAGATTTGATTCATATTTACAGAGAGTTAATTTTTCTGATGGTACTAAACCTTGGGGGATTGATGGTGTAGATTTTGACATTAATCAAACCAATTTTGAAAAGAACATGAGAATAGCCTTCTCTTCTGGCTCTCCATATATTTGGGCTATAGCCAATTATACAACTACTGGACAAGGAGCGGGAGGAGAATATGTTCAGAAATTTGATAAAAATACAGGAAACAGACTTTTTACAGATAATGCTAAACAAGTTTTCCCTATAACGGCTGAATTTATGACGCATAGTGGTGATTTGTTCTTGTCTGAAGGTAAGCCTTATTTTGTTGCAGAAAAAAGGATTAATACTGCATTGTTACCAACTTCTTTAAATGCTGTTTTACTGAATGATAACGGAGATTTTGCATGGTCGCAACAGTATATCCCGATGGCAACTTTTAATGCATCCAAATCTTATTTAAGTGTTTTACAACCTGTCAATAAGCAGGCAGTAATTGTATTTAATGAGCAAAAAACGGGTAATGCAAGTCCTTTTATTTATGCACAAAATCTTGTTCTTCCTGCTGCATCATTAGGAACGAGTGATATTGTAAAAACAAAAACAGTTACATTATATCCAAACCCTGCTACAGATGTTATCCATTTAGATGGTGCAGGTAATTCTAACTTTATTATTTATAATGCTGTAGGACAAGTGGTAAAATCAGGTGAAATAAAATCAGGAGAAATTGTGGTAAACGAGCTTGTTAAAGGTCAGTACATACTGAAATTAAAAGATCAGGAAAAAGCAATTAAATTCATTAAAAAATAA
- a CDS encoding DUF3810 domain-containing protein, giving the protein MVSFFEKVFEFQKKIHQLLFAWITFSFGDVLYILLGILLIYLIIKLFKKKTRSNALFKILIVLNIAYFTYQVFWGMLYFQTPIIAKLPKTEVTLEVRKALALEYLEKSKATRKLVKEDKNGVFVIKDLNAIQQEILDRQKTLPNFISQKESTTTNSFKSSLFGKTMSFTGILGYYNPFTAEAQFNAELPSSYLPFTLSHESSHQLGFAREQEANFVGYLIGVHSKNPELRYSTEYFTLKSLLNSIVNEDEKFVKTALENYSEGMKRDRLNERKFIAEHQGYLNDFFGFTNNLFLKSNQQEGAITYSYFIDLLVRYKSIFTP; this is encoded by the coding sequence GTGGTTTCTTTTTTTGAAAAAGTATTTGAATTTCAGAAAAAAATCCATCAGCTGTTATTCGCATGGATTACTTTTTCATTTGGAGATGTACTGTATATTTTATTGGGAATTTTATTGATTTATTTAATCATCAAACTCTTTAAAAAGAAAACGAGAAGCAATGCTTTATTTAAAATACTGATTGTTTTAAATATTGCTTATTTCACTTATCAGGTATTTTGGGGAATGCTTTATTTTCAGACACCGATTATCGCAAAACTTCCAAAAACAGAAGTTACACTGGAAGTAAGAAAAGCATTGGCATTAGAATATCTTGAAAAATCGAAAGCAACCAGAAAGCTCGTTAAAGAAGATAAAAACGGAGTTTTTGTCATTAAAGATTTAAATGCAATTCAACAAGAAATATTAGATCGACAAAAAACGCTTCCTAATTTTATAAGTCAAAAAGAAAGCACTACAACCAATTCATTTAAATCCAGTTTATTTGGAAAAACAATGAGTTTTACAGGTATTTTAGGGTATTACAATCCTTTCACTGCAGAAGCTCAATTCAACGCTGAATTGCCATCTTCTTATCTTCCATTCACTCTTTCTCATGAAAGTTCTCATCAATTGGGATTTGCAAGAGAACAGGAAGCAAATTTTGTAGGTTATCTGATTGGTGTACATTCAAAAAATCCTGAGCTCAGATACAGCACGGAATATTTTACTTTAAAGAGCTTATTAAATTCTATCGTTAATGAAGATGAAAAGTTTGTAAAAACGGCTTTAGAAAACTATTCTGAAGGAATGAAGAGAGACCGATTGAATGAAAGGAAATTTATAGCAGAACATCAAGGCTATCTGAATGACTTTTTTGGGTTTACCAATAATCTTTTTCTTAAAAGCAATCAGCAGGAAGGCGCAATTACTTATTCTTATTTCATTGACCTTTTAGTACGCTACAAAAGCATCTTTACTCCATAA
- a CDS encoding MFS transporter — MSKTTTQPTNYPALYTLILVFFFWGFIAAGNSIFIPFCKNYFSLDQFQSQLIDFAFYTAYFLGALLLFIFSTIKGIDIIGKWGYKKSIVYGLLLSAIGAAIMIVAVKANVYYGMLIGLFVVALGFSIQQTAANPFAVLLGDPKTGTSRQNLAGGVNSFGTSIGPIIVGLALFGTTATVDDDQIKHLALDKVILLYTAVGALFLIAAGIFHFSKKLPAGISTEPMEKAGKARKNLIAMTVLVILCFIPVFASYNSDAAKKIETFNEEITVLENSKKSETNVATIENIQQNIDTKKAELLEVKHPLEKTRMYYLGGALLAVVLCLVYANTSSKKNPEGWGAMKYPQLVLGMLAILAYVGVEVAIGSNLGELLSLPEFGGHQSSDLAPYISMYWGSLMIGRWTGAITVFNLNKQQQMIATIVVPFVAFLVIIGINVIAQKDMSNLYFYAICIVIQVILFLVSKNKPALTLIIFGLFGVIAMIVGLMTTGNFAIYAFLSGGLACSIMWPSIFTLAITGLGKYTAQGSAFLVMMILGGGIIPPLQGKLSDIIGIHSSYIIPVLCFAYITLFAYLAKKTLSKQGIDVDVLESEGAH, encoded by the coding sequence ATGTCAAAAACAACTACTCAACCTACTAATTACCCAGCACTTTATACACTAATTTTAGTGTTTTTCTTTTGGGGTTTTATTGCAGCAGGAAACAGCATTTTTATTCCTTTCTGTAAAAATTATTTTTCACTCGATCAGTTCCAGTCGCAACTTATCGATTTTGCATTCTATACTGCATACTTTTTGGGAGCATTATTGCTTTTCATATTTAGTACAATCAAAGGCATAGACATCATTGGTAAATGGGGCTACAAAAAAAGTATTGTTTACGGTCTCCTCCTTTCCGCAATCGGAGCAGCTATTATGATCGTTGCGGTGAAAGCAAATGTTTACTACGGAATGCTAATCGGATTATTCGTTGTAGCACTGGGTTTTTCTATTCAGCAGACTGCAGCCAATCCTTTCGCTGTTTTGTTGGGAGATCCTAAAACAGGAACAAGCCGACAGAATCTTGCAGGTGGAGTCAACTCTTTTGGTACATCAATCGGACCTATCATTGTAGGTTTAGCTCTTTTCGGAACTACTGCAACTGTAGATGATGATCAGATTAAACATTTAGCTTTAGACAAAGTAATTTTATTGTATACCGCTGTTGGAGCATTGTTTTTAATTGCTGCCGGAATTTTTCATTTTTCTAAAAAATTACCTGCCGGAATTTCTACAGAACCAATGGAAAAAGCAGGAAAAGCAAGAAAGAATCTGATTGCAATGACTGTTTTAGTAATCCTTTGTTTCATCCCTGTATTTGCAAGTTATAATTCTGATGCTGCTAAAAAGATAGAAACTTTTAATGAGGAAATTACCGTTTTAGAAAACAGCAAAAAATCTGAAACCAATGTTGCTACGATAGAAAATATTCAACAAAATATTGACACTAAAAAAGCAGAATTACTGGAAGTAAAACATCCTTTAGAAAAAACAAGAATGTACTATTTAGGTGGTGCTTTATTAGCCGTAGTTCTATGTCTTGTTTATGCAAATACAAGCTCTAAGAAAAATCCGGAAGGATGGGGAGCTATGAAATATCCACAGCTTGTTTTAGGAATGCTTGCCATTCTTGCTTATGTTGGAGTAGAAGTTGCTATTGGTAGTAATTTGGGTGAACTTTTAAGCCTACCGGAATTTGGAGGACATCAGTCTTCAGATTTAGCACCTTATATTTCGATGTATTGGGGAAGTTTAATGATCGGAAGATGGACCGGTGCAATTACTGTTTTCAACCTTAATAAGCAACAGCAAATGATTGCCACTATTGTAGTTCCATTTGTTGCCTTTTTGGTGATTATAGGAATTAATGTTATAGCGCAAAAAGATATGTCTAATCTATATTTTTATGCAATCTGTATCGTTATTCAGGTGATTTTATTCTTGGTGAGTAAAAATAAACCGGCTTTAACGCTTATTATTTTCGGTCTTTTTGGAGTTATTGCAATGATCGTAGGTTTAATGACCACCGGAAATTTTGCTATTTACGCTTTCTTATCTGGAGGTCTTGCATGTAGCATTATGTGGCCATCAATTTTCACTTTAGCGATTACAGGATTAGGAAAATATACCGCTCAAGGATCTGCGTTTTTGGTAATGATGATTTTGGGAGGTGGAATTATCCCTCCATTACAAGGAAAGCTTTCTGATATTATCGGAATCCACAGCTCTTATATTATCCCGGTACTTTGCTTTGCTTATATTACCCTATTTGCTTATCTTGCAAAGAAGACCTTAAGCAAACAAGGAATTGATGTTGACGTTTTAGAATCTGAAGGTGCACATTAA
- a CDS encoding lysophospholipid acyltransferase family protein, with the protein MTTILNYLWRFWLIILAFVLTIILGLPVYILSLKKNTFKYAHVLIRIWCYGMFFGMGLRYELINLTDKKIDKNTQYVIISNHTSIMDIMLPCILFPNHQLCYVGKKELEKIPIFGTIYKRICVMVDRSSARSRADVYRRCAEKMEEGNSIVLFPEGGVPDDTSIVLDEFKDGAFTLSSKHHSPIAVFTFIGLKEMFPFDNSKGYPGKVKVFFNDILEPTNSPRDLKLSAFETIKKTLTEHS; encoded by the coding sequence GTGACTACAATTTTAAATTACCTCTGGAGATTCTGGCTGATCATATTGGCTTTTGTTCTGACTATTATTCTGGGATTACCCGTTTATATTTTATCTTTAAAGAAAAACACCTTTAAATACGCTCATGTTTTAATAAGAATTTGGTGCTACGGAATGTTTTTCGGAATGGGTTTAAGATATGAACTCATCAATCTTACCGATAAAAAAATCGACAAAAACACACAATACGTTATCATTTCAAACCATACTTCGATTATGGATATTATGCTTCCCTGCATTTTGTTCCCCAATCATCAGCTTTGTTATGTTGGAAAAAAAGAATTAGAAAAAATTCCGATTTTCGGAACCATCTACAAAAGAATCTGCGTAATGGTGGATCGAAGCAGCGCCAGAAGTCGTGCCGATGTCTACAGAAGATGTGCTGAAAAAATGGAGGAAGGCAACAGTATTGTTCTTTTTCCTGAAGGCGGAGTTCCCGATGATACCTCAATTGTTTTAGATGAATTTAAAGATGGAGCTTTTACACTTTCATCGAAACACCACTCTCCTATTGCTGTTTTCACTTTTATCGGTTTGAAGGAAATGTTTCCATTTGATAATTCTAAAGGCTATCCCGGAAAAGTAAAAGTATTTTTCAACGATATTCTGGAACCAACAAATTCTCCAAGAGATTTAAAACTGTCAGCTTTTGAGACAATAAAAAAAACATTAACAGAACACAGTTAA
- a CDS encoding GtrA family protein, with the protein MRALLLRHKQVLLFIIAGGLSAIVEIGSFKIFSTYLPQAISQEQNFHGIHYPLSNILSTSCGILFNYFLSIWFVFERGKHSKRKEFAYFMVVSFISTILSLSFFQIFYSFIFKDNIDLIFYTLSPEMISKIAAILLVSILNYSVKKKVIFNG; encoded by the coding sequence ATGAGAGCATTACTACTACGCCACAAACAAGTATTATTATTTATTATTGCAGGCGGCCTCAGTGCGATTGTGGAAATCGGGAGTTTCAAAATCTTCAGTACCTATCTTCCACAAGCCATTTCTCAGGAACAAAATTTTCACGGAATTCATTATCCGTTAAGTAATATCTTATCGACAAGCTGCGGAATTTTATTTAATTATTTTCTGAGCATCTGGTTTGTTTTTGAGCGTGGAAAGCATTCTAAACGAAAAGAATTTGCTTACTTTATGGTAGTTTCTTTTATTTCGACCATTTTAAGTTTAAGTTTCTTCCAAATCTTTTATAGTTTTATATTTAAAGATAATATTGATTTAATTTTTTATACCTTGAGTCCGGAAATGATTAGTAAGATTGCCGCTATTTTATTGGTTTCTATTCTTAATTATTCTGTAAAGAAAAAAGTAATATTTAACGGTTGA